Proteins from a genomic interval of Piscinibacter sp. HJYY11:
- the xylA gene encoding xylose isomerase: MSYLKNIAPIRYEGEHSTNPLAFRWYDKDRVVLGKRMEDHLRFAACYWHTFCWNGFDVFGYDGSFQRPWHKMADPMEAARAKADMAFEFFSKLGVPYYCFHDFDVAPEGATPRESTDRVRRMVDVLGEHQQRTGVKLLWGTANLFSHRRYMSGAATNPDPEIFAMAALQVKEAMDATKKLNGANYVMWGGREGYETLLNTDMKRELAQLGRFLSMAVDHKHKIGLEGPILIEPKPREPTKHQYDFDVATVFGFLKQYGLEKEVKVNIEANHATLAGHSFEHEIVTALSLGIFGSLDMNRGDMQCGWDTDQFPNNIPETALALYYILQAGGFTTGGLNFDAKVRRQSIDAEDLFIGHIGGMDVAARALLAAEKMIQDGGHARAVAERYAGWDGQFGKDIHDGKFDLAALAQRTLDRNTDVAPRSGKQEALENWFNRFI, translated from the coding sequence ATGAGCTACCTGAAGAACATCGCCCCCATCCGCTATGAGGGCGAGCACAGCACCAACCCCCTCGCCTTCCGCTGGTACGACAAGGACCGTGTCGTGCTCGGCAAGCGCATGGAAGACCACCTGCGCTTCGCCGCCTGCTACTGGCACACCTTCTGCTGGAACGGCTTCGACGTCTTCGGCTACGACGGCAGCTTCCAGCGCCCGTGGCACAAGATGGCCGACCCGATGGAGGCCGCGCGCGCCAAGGCTGACATGGCCTTCGAGTTCTTCAGCAAGCTCGGGGTGCCCTACTACTGCTTCCACGACTTCGACGTCGCCCCCGAGGGCGCCACCCCGCGCGAGAGCACCGACCGCGTGCGCCGCATGGTCGACGTGCTGGGCGAACACCAGCAGCGCACCGGCGTGAAGCTGCTGTGGGGCACGGCCAACCTCTTCAGCCACCGCCGCTACATGAGCGGTGCCGCGACCAACCCCGACCCCGAGATCTTCGCGATGGCCGCGCTGCAGGTGAAGGAGGCGATGGACGCAACGAAGAAGCTCAACGGCGCCAACTACGTGATGTGGGGCGGCCGCGAAGGCTACGAGACGCTTCTCAACACCGACATGAAGCGCGAGCTCGCACAGCTCGGCCGCTTCCTCTCGATGGCGGTGGACCACAAGCACAAGATCGGCCTCGAGGGCCCCATCCTCATCGAGCCCAAGCCGCGCGAGCCGACCAAGCACCAGTACGACTTCGACGTGGCGACCGTCTTCGGCTTCCTCAAGCAGTACGGCCTGGAGAAGGAGGTCAAGGTCAACATCGAAGCCAACCACGCCACGCTCGCCGGCCACAGCTTCGAGCATGAGATCGTGACCGCGCTCTCGCTTGGCATCTTCGGTTCGCTCGACATGAACCGCGGCGACATGCAGTGCGGCTGGGACACCGACCAGTTCCCCAACAACATCCCCGAGACCGCGCTCGCGCTGTACTACATCCTGCAGGCCGGTGGCTTCACGACCGGCGGCTTGAACTTTGATGCCAAGGTGCGCCGCCAGTCGATCGATGCGGAAGACCTCTTCATCGGCCACATCGGCGGCATGGACGTAGCAGCACGTGCGCTGCTGGCTGCAGAGAAGATGATCCAGGACGGCGGCCACGCCCGCGCCGTGGCCGAGCGCTACGCCGGTTGGGACGGGCAGTTCGGCAAGGACATCCACGACGGCAAGTTCGACCTGGCAGCCCTGGCCCAGCGCACGCTCGACCGCAACACCGACGTGGCACCACGCTCCGGCAAGCAAGAGGCGCTGGAAAACTGGTTCAACCGATTCATCTGA